A window of Lacibacter sediminis contains these coding sequences:
- a CDS encoding transketolase family protein encodes MAEQIIIPAGGDKPNQDVFSETLQRLAATDKNIIAVTSDSRGSGKLVPFGKSFPKQIVEVGIAEQNLVGVAAGLASCDKKVFAVSPACFLTARALEQIKNDICYSDNSATVVGISAGVSYGALGSTHHSLHDFAVLRAINNIIIVAPADNFETVKATELAAESKHPVYLRFGKRVMPSLKEDNSDGFEFGKGRVITEGSDVAIIANGETVYPAVKAAEKLKANGIAATVVSMHTIKPLDTELLMKLAATCKAIVTVEEHSVYGGLGEACASYLLQHGYAKPFKIMGIPDEYTITGPQLDIFKHYGISEEGIADEVTKLLR; translated from the coding sequence ATGGCTGAACAAATTATTATACCGGCAGGAGGAGATAAACCAAACCAGGATGTTTTTTCTGAAACATTGCAGCGGTTGGCTGCAACAGATAAAAATATTATTGCTGTAACAAGCGATTCAAGAGGTTCGGGTAAACTTGTGCCGTTTGGAAAAAGTTTTCCAAAACAAATTGTAGAAGTAGGTATTGCTGAACAAAATCTTGTAGGTGTTGCAGCCGGGCTAGCTTCATGCGATAAAAAAGTATTTGCAGTGTCACCTGCCTGTTTTTTAACAGCACGTGCATTGGAGCAGATCAAGAATGATATCTGTTACAGTGATAATTCTGCAACCGTGGTGGGTATCAGTGCAGGTGTAAGTTATGGAGCATTGGGAAGTACGCATCATAGTCTGCATGATTTTGCGGTGTTGCGTGCCATCAACAATATTATCATTGTTGCACCAGCAGATAATTTCGAAACAGTAAAAGCAACTGAGCTGGCTGCAGAAAGCAAGCATCCTGTTTACCTGCGTTTCGGCAAGCGTGTAATGCCTTCTTTGAAAGAAGATAACAGTGATGGTTTTGAATTTGGTAAAGGACGTGTAATAACAGAAGGAAGTGATGTCGCCATTATTGCCAATGGTGAAACCGTTTATCCTGCTGTAAAAGCAGCGGAGAAATTAAAAGCAAATGGCATTGCCGCAACCGTGGTAAGCATGCATACCATTAAACCATTGGATACTGAGTTGTTGATGAAACTGGCTGCAACGTGTAAAGCAATTGTTACCGTGGAAGAGCATAGTGTGTATGGTGGATTGGGTGAAGCCTGTGCTTCATACCTGTTGCAACATGGTTATGCAAAACCATTTAAGATCATGGGTATACCGGATGAGTACACAATTACGGGTCCGCAACTGGATATATTCAAACATTATGGAATAAGTGAAGAAGGAATTGCGGATGAAGTAACGAAGTTGTTGAGATGA
- a CDS encoding glycoside hydrolase family 2 protein translates to MFKYILVFAFFIHHSLFSIHLSAQTTEKLYLSGTGSDQTVQWDFFCTGGMNANKWTKIAVPSCWELQGFGKYDYGFAKDSVRGKEKGLYKHRFSVPTNWKGKVINIVFEGVMTDAEVKVNGKVAGAVHQGAFYAFKYDISKLLNYGKENFLEVTVAKHSTNQSVNEAERKADFWIFGGIFRPVWLEVLPAVHIEDVRIKADANGNFTAIITGPSPDDAKRATVKIFDPNGVFFGNAYPADVAADKNIFLVLGKFQQPKLWTPETPYLYKAVFTIYKKGKPFHVVEKKFGFRTVEVKQRDGIYVNGVKVKMKGVNRHAFRPETGRTTSKQISIEDVLLMKEMNMNAVRMSHYPPDDHFLDVCDSIGLFVMDELAGWHGHYDERTGKKLVKEMIDHDVNHPSIIIWANGNEGGHNLDLDKYFSEFDIQKRPVVHPWQLFGGFDTQHYREYNYGIGNYENGKEIVLPTEFLHGQFDGGHGAGIEDYWEKMWHNPLSAGGFLWDFADNAVVRKDKNDSLDTDKHRAADGIVGPHHEKEASFYTIKEVWSPVYFERREIAEGFDGKLNIENRYHYTNTKDCSFSWKLKRFDITTSKETEGKASAPDIQPVAKGFVQIPLPADWKNYDVLYVTVKDRTQKELFTWSFPISSPATTGARMIVKEGNNIINTSEADSLLTVTVKDIIVVLNKKNGLLVSVKNAKGELPFNNGPVLQEGINNFKGFKQYKEGNNVIIESSLNQKESYNTLKWTIYPSGWVQLQVNYFPAAYFTNFAGINFSFPEKEIQSVTYMGDGPYRVWKNRLKGNQFGVWSKTYNNTETGEAPWIYPEFKGYHSNFYGGYFFTKTNRFTVVTENEGLFLRLFTPAWKTDQWHNYEPLFPSGDISFMQGISSIGSKTQRNETTGPMGSKNIFYDYEKDPARALHINLYFNFSAQ, encoded by the coding sequence ATGTTTAAATACATTCTTGTTTTTGCGTTTTTCATTCACCATTCACTATTCAGCATTCACCTCTCTGCGCAAACAACAGAAAAACTTTATCTCTCCGGAACCGGCAGCGATCAAACTGTGCAATGGGATTTCTTTTGCACAGGTGGTATGAATGCAAATAAGTGGACAAAGATTGCTGTGCCGAGTTGCTGGGAGTTACAAGGCTTTGGTAAATACGATTATGGTTTTGCAAAAGACAGTGTTCGTGGAAAAGAAAAAGGCTTGTACAAACATCGTTTCAGTGTTCCAACCAATTGGAAAGGTAAAGTAATCAACATTGTGTTTGAAGGAGTAATGACTGACGCAGAAGTAAAAGTAAACGGCAAAGTTGCAGGTGCTGTTCATCAGGGTGCTTTTTATGCATTCAAATATGATATCAGCAAACTACTCAACTACGGAAAAGAAAATTTTCTTGAAGTAACAGTTGCTAAACATTCAACAAATCAATCAGTGAATGAAGCAGAACGTAAAGCAGACTTCTGGATCTTTGGTGGGATATTTAGACCAGTGTGGCTGGAAGTTTTGCCTGCTGTGCATATTGAAGATGTTCGTATTAAAGCTGACGCCAATGGAAATTTTACGGCTATTATTACTGGCCCATCACCTGATGATGCGAAAAGGGCAACTGTAAAAATTTTCGATCCAAATGGTGTTTTTTTTGGAAATGCATATCCAGCGGATGTTGCGGCGGATAAGAATATTTTTTTAGTATTGGGAAAATTTCAACAGCCAAAATTATGGACTCCTGAAACTCCTTATTTATACAAGGCTGTTTTTACAATTTATAAAAAAGGCAAGCCATTTCATGTAGTTGAAAAAAAATTCGGTTTCCGCACAGTTGAAGTAAAGCAGCGTGATGGTATTTATGTGAACGGTGTAAAAGTAAAAATGAAAGGCGTGAATCGTCATGCATTTCGTCCGGAGACAGGAAGAACCACGAGTAAACAAATAAGTATTGAAGATGTGTTGCTCATGAAAGAAATGAATATGAATGCAGTACGGATGAGTCATTATCCGCCTGACGATCATTTTCTCGATGTATGTGATTCAATTGGTTTGTTTGTGATGGATGAACTCGCAGGATGGCATGGTCATTACGATGAGCGAACTGGTAAGAAATTAGTAAAAGAAATGATCGATCATGATGTGAACCATCCTTCCATCATCATTTGGGCAAATGGCAATGAAGGCGGCCACAATTTGGATCTCGATAAATACTTTTCGGAGTTTGATATTCAAAAGCGTCCTGTTGTGCATCCCTGGCAATTGTTTGGCGGTTTTGATACACAGCATTACCGGGAATACAATTACGGCATCGGCAATTATGAAAATGGGAAAGAGATCGTTTTGCCAACAGAATTTTTACACGGACAATTTGATGGTGGTCATGGTGCAGGCATTGAAGATTATTGGGAGAAGATGTGGCACAACCCGTTAAGTGCAGGAGGTTTTTTGTGGGACTTTGCTGACAATGCAGTTGTACGAAAAGATAAGAATGATTCACTTGATACAGATAAGCATCGTGCAGCAGATGGTATCGTTGGTCCGCATCATGAAAAGGAAGCAAGCTTTTATACCATTAAGGAAGTGTGGAGCCCGGTGTATTTTGAACGCAGAGAAATTGCCGAAGGTTTTGATGGTAAACTGAATATTGAAAACCGTTATCATTATACCAATACAAAAGATTGCAGCTTCAGTTGGAAATTGAAACGTTTTGACATAACAACTTCAAAAGAAACAGAAGGCAAAGCATCTGCACCCGATATACAACCGGTTGCAAAAGGATTTGTGCAAATTCCCTTACCGGCCGACTGGAAAAATTATGATGTGTTGTATGTAACGGTGAAAGACCGTACTCAAAAAGAATTGTTTACCTGGAGTTTCCCCATCAGCAGTCCGGCAACAACAGGTGCAAGAATGATTGTGAAAGAAGGTAACAACATCATCAATACTTCGGAAGCAGATTCATTGCTGACAGTAACGGTGAAAGATATTATAGTTGTGCTGAATAAGAAAAATGGTTTACTTGTTTCAGTGAAGAATGCAAAAGGAGAATTACCTTTTAATAACGGTCCTGTGTTGCAGGAAGGCATCAACAATTTCAAAGGATTCAAACAATACAAAGAAGGAAATAACGTCATCATTGAATCAAGTTTGAATCAAAAAGAAAGTTACAACACGCTCAAATGGACGATTTATCCTTCAGGTTGGGTGCAGTTGCAGGTGAATTATTTTCCTGCGGCTTATTTTACCAACTTCGCCGGCATCAACTTTTCATTCCCGGAAAAAGAAATACAATCGGTAACTTATATGGGCGATGGGCCATACCGTGTCTGGAAAAACCGGTTGAAAGGAAACCAGTTTGGTGTGTGGAGTAAAACATACAACAATACCGAAACAGGTGAGGCGCCTTGGATCTATCCTGAGTTTAAAGGTTATCATTCCAATTTCTATGGCGGGTACTTCTTTACCAAAACAAATCGCTTCACCGTTGTAACAGAGAATGAGGGTTTGTTCCTTCGTTTGTTTACACCAGCGTGGAAAACCGATCAGTGGCATAATTATGAACCACTGTTTCCTTCAGGAGATATTTCTTTTATGCAAGGAATCAGCAGCATTGGCAGTAAAACACAACGCAACGAAACAACGGGCCCGATGGGTAGCAAGAATATATTCTACGATTACGAGAAAGATCCTGCGAGGGCGCTGCACATCAATTTATACTTTAACTTCTCTGCACAATAA
- a CDS encoding MGH1-like glycoside hydrolase domain-containing protein, which translates to MKKGIKYIVFLCVLCVSVVQSSFGQQKAFVLKQEQFKHYVDYFNRMEEPNIEQAIPNAQSWEWMKKNIPLFECPQQNFEEIFYYRWWTLRKHIKKTEKGFVFTEFLVQRSYADKYNLISSGLGHHIYESRWLHDKTYMDNNLHVWYRGNDGKPLKRLRFYSSWNIDAIYNRYLVNADKQFLLNMLPDLKEDYAAWEQEKKAANGLFWQFDVRDAMEETISGSRTEKNPRPSINGYMFGNAKALSAIAQLNGDQSTAQLYNRKADSIKQLSQQLLWHPQHQFFEVKKEKGDTLSNVKEEIGFIPWYFNMPDNAYNVAWRSLMDTKTFCAPFGITTADRSHPEFRTHGCCKCEWDGAVWPFATAQTLTGMANLLNNYKQDYVADSNYFSLLNTYVESQYYRGRPYIGEYLDEKTGFWLKGDEERSRYYNHSTFNDLIISGLVGLRPRADNTIEVNPLLPENKWNWFCLDNVLYHGNILTIIWDKDGLKYKKGKGLSVWVNGKKVASSLKLEKITGKM; encoded by the coding sequence ATGAAGAAGGGTATAAAATATATTGTATTTCTCTGTGTCCTTTGTGTCTCTGTGGTTCAGTCTTCGTTTGGGCAACAGAAAGCATTTGTGTTGAAACAGGAGCAATTCAAACACTACGTTGATTACTTCAACAGAATGGAAGAACCGAATATTGAACAGGCTATTCCCAATGCACAGAGTTGGGAGTGGATGAAGAAGAATATTCCGTTGTTTGAATGTCCGCAACAGAATTTTGAAGAGATCTTTTATTATCGTTGGTGGACTTTACGTAAGCATATCAAAAAAACCGAAAAAGGATTTGTGTTTACGGAGTTTTTAGTGCAACGCAGTTATGCTGATAAATACAATCTCATCTCCAGTGGGCTTGGTCATCATATTTATGAATCAAGATGGCTCCACGACAAAACTTACATGGATAACAACCTGCATGTATGGTATCGGGGTAATGATGGCAAACCATTGAAGCGGTTGCGTTTTTACAGCAGCTGGAATATTGATGCGATCTATAACCGTTACCTTGTAAATGCGGATAAGCAATTTTTGCTGAACATGCTTCCTGATCTGAAAGAAGATTATGCAGCATGGGAACAAGAAAAGAAAGCAGCCAATGGTTTGTTCTGGCAGTTTGATGTACGTGATGCCATGGAGGAAACGATCAGTGGAAGCAGAACAGAAAAAAATCCACGGCCTTCAATCAACGGGTATATGTTCGGTAATGCAAAAGCTTTGTCTGCAATTGCGCAATTAAATGGCGATCAAAGCACGGCGCAATTATACAATCGCAAAGCAGATTCTATTAAACAACTTTCACAACAACTGCTCTGGCATCCACAGCACCAGTTCTTCGAAGTAAAAAAAGAGAAAGGTGATACACTGTCGAATGTAAAAGAAGAGATCGGTTTTATTCCCTGGTATTTTAATATGCCTGATAATGCATACAATGTTGCATGGAGAAGTTTGATGGATACAAAAACATTTTGTGCACCATTCGGAATTACAACTGCAGATCGCAGTCATCCTGAATTTCGTACACATGGATGTTGCAAATGTGAGTGGGATGGTGCGGTGTGGCCTTTTGCCACTGCACAAACATTAACGGGCATGGCCAACCTGCTGAATAACTACAAACAGGATTATGTGGCCGACAGTAATTACTTCAGCTTGCTGAATACGTATGTTGAATCACAATACTATCGTGGTCGCCCCTACATTGGTGAATACCTTGATGAGAAGACGGGGTTTTGGTTAAAAGGCGATGAAGAACGCAGCCGTTATTACAATCACTCTACATTCAATGATCTCATCATCAGTGGACTGGTTGGTTTACGACCGAGAGCAGATAATACAATTGAAGTAAACCCCTTGCTTCCTGAAAATAAATGGAACTGGTTCTGCCTCGACAATGTATTGTATCATGGTAATATCTTGACTATCATTTGGGACAAAGACGGTTTAAAATACAAAAAAGGAAAAGGTTTGAGTGTGTGGGTGAATGGAAAGAAAGTGGCTTCATCGTTGAAGCTGGAAAAAATTACAGGTAAAATGTGA
- a CDS encoding FGGY family carbohydrate kinase codes for MTKNKYILAIDQGTSSTKSLIFDEKGQAVAKGSENLHTHYLDNGFVEQEPEMIYQNVLASVKKCLEQFAEKGFDQKDIAGIGISNQRETFVVWDKDGRPLYNAVVWQCKRSVQICEDLKQKNLSQTVNEKTGLVIDPYFSATKLIWLFQNNAVVKEAIQKGEAYFGTVDTWLLYRFTNGKQYATDYTNASRTLLFNLHTLQWDEELINEFALTGINLPEIKSSSALFGETALAGLFESNIPVTALIGDSHAAAFGEGCFEKGTAKATLGTGCSILMNIGDKPVQSKNGMVTTVCWSADKRIDYAFEGVIVSCGATIEWLKNEMNLFTDSKETEAMANAVVDNGGVYLVPAFSGLGSPHWDMDRRASITGMSFGTTKNHVVRAALESIPYQIKDVIVAMEKDADISLKELNADGGITSNAFVIQFLTDLLNKNVATIGMPDVSALGAAYLAGLQAGVYESIEALKKLNADKKNHLPQADLSEVNEGYSGWQNAINK; via the coding sequence ATGACGAAGAATAAATACATATTAGCAATTGACCAGGGAACAAGTTCAACCAAATCATTAATTTTTGATGAGAAGGGGCAGGCTGTTGCTAAAGGTTCAGAAAATTTGCATACACATTATCTTGACAATGGATTTGTAGAACAGGAACCCGAAATGATCTATCAGAATGTGTTAGCATCTGTAAAAAAATGTTTGGAGCAGTTTGCAGAAAAAGGATTTGATCAAAAAGATATTGCTGGCATTGGTATCTCCAATCAACGGGAAACTTTTGTAGTATGGGATAAAGACGGAAGACCCTTGTACAATGCAGTGGTGTGGCAATGCAAACGTTCTGTTCAAATTTGCGAAGACCTAAAACAAAAAAACTTATCACAAACAGTCAATGAAAAAACGGGGTTAGTGATCGATCCTTATTTTTCTGCAACAAAATTGATCTGGCTATTTCAAAATAATGCTGTTGTGAAAGAAGCCATTCAAAAAGGCGAAGCTTATTTTGGAACGGTTGATACCTGGTTGTTGTATAGATTCACCAACGGAAAACAATACGCTACAGATTATACGAATGCATCCAGGACATTATTATTTAACCTGCACACATTGCAGTGGGATGAGGAGCTGATAAATGAATTTGCATTAACAGGCATTAATCTTCCTGAAATAAAATCATCGTCTGCATTATTTGGCGAAACAGCGCTGGCTGGTTTATTTGAAAGCAATATTCCTGTTACTGCATTGATCGGCGATTCACATGCAGCAGCATTTGGTGAAGGTTGTTTTGAAAAAGGCACAGCCAAGGCAACACTTGGAACGGGTTGCAGTATTTTAATGAACATTGGCGACAAACCTGTGCAATCAAAAAACGGAATGGTTACAACTGTTTGCTGGAGTGCCGATAAAAGAATTGATTATGCATTTGAAGGAGTGATTGTGAGTTGCGGTGCTACGATTGAATGGCTGAAGAATGAAATGAATTTATTTACTGACAGTAAGGAAACGGAGGCAATGGCCAATGCAGTGGTTGATAATGGTGGAGTGTATCTTGTTCCTGCATTCAGCGGATTAGGATCGCCACATTGGGATATGGATCGCAGGGCATCGATTACAGGGATGAGTTTTGGCACAACGAAGAATCATGTGGTGAGGGCTGCGCTCGAGTCAATTCCTTACCAGATCAAAGATGTAATTGTGGCGATGGAAAAAGATGCCGATATTTCATTGAAGGAACTTAATGCTGATGGCGGCATTACATCCAATGCATTTGTCATTCAGTTTTTAACTGATCTGTTGAACAAAAACGTTGCAACCATTGGTATGCCGGATGTGTCTGCATTAGGTGCAGCTTATCTTGCAGGGTTACAGGCTGGAGTCTATGAAAGTATCGAAGCGTTGAAAAAATTAAATGCAGATAAAAAGAATCATTTGCCACAGGCTGATCTTTCAGAAGTGAATGAAGGATATTCAGGCTGGCAAAATGCAATTAACAAATAA
- a CDS encoding transketolase — protein MTTEDLKIKSINYRKNILKYIVGANAGHTGGSLSCTDILNVLYNHVLNVSPQNFSSPDRDRYVQSKGHCVEALFVVLADKGFFPEEDLNTLCKYKSHYIGHPTKKVKGVEQNTGALGHGLPICVGTAIAAKLDEKDFRVFTLMGDGELPEGSNWEAALSASHYKLDNLCAIVDKNSLQITAPTADVMNTDPLDKKWEAFGWAVKEVNGNDIDELKAAFAALPFEKGKPSVIIAHTTKGKGVSFMENELKWHHGVPNKEQYQQAINELDKSLTEVTA, from the coding sequence ATGACAACTGAAGACTTGAAAATTAAATCGATCAACTACAGGAAAAATATCCTGAAGTATATCGTCGGCGCAAATGCTGGCCACACCGGGGGCAGCTTATCCTGCACTGATATTTTGAATGTGCTGTACAATCATGTATTGAATGTATCCCCACAAAATTTCTCATCCCCTGATCGGGATCGTTATGTGCAGAGTAAAGGTCATTGTGTGGAAGCATTGTTTGTGGTGTTGGCTGATAAAGGATTTTTTCCGGAAGAAGACCTCAACACATTGTGCAAATACAAATCGCACTATATCGGTCATCCGACTAAAAAAGTAAAAGGTGTTGAACAGAACACAGGCGCTTTGGGACATGGCTTACCAATTTGTGTAGGGACAGCCATTGCTGCTAAACTGGATGAAAAAGATTTTCGTGTGTTTACCTTAATGGGTGATGGCGAATTACCCGAAGGCAGTAATTGGGAAGCAGCATTAAGTGCATCGCATTACAAGCTCGATAATTTATGCGCCATTGTCGATAAGAACAGTTTACAGATCACGGCGCCAACTGCCGATGTGATGAATACTGATCCACTGGATAAAAAATGGGAAGCATTTGGTTGGGCCGTAAAAGAAGTAAACGGAAATGATATTGATGAACTGAAAGCTGCATTTGCTGCATTGCCTTTCGAAAAAGGAAAGCCTTCGGTCATTATTGCACACACTACAAAAGGCAAAGGTGTCAGCTTTATGGAAAATGAATTGAAGTGGCACCATGGTGTGCCAAATAAAGAGCAATATCAACAAGCGATCAACGAATTAGATAAAAGTCTAACAGAAGTCACAGCTTAA